A region of Piscinibacter gummiphilus DNA encodes the following proteins:
- the guaA gene encoding glutamine-hydrolyzing GMP synthase, with the protein MHDKILILDFGSQVTQLIARRVREANVYCEIHPNDVGEAFIREFAPKGIILSGSHASTYEDHQLRAPQAVWDLGVPVLGICYGMQTMAVQLGGKVEWSDHREFGYAEVRAHGHTALLQAIEDFSTAEGHGMLKVWMSHGDKVTELPPGFKLMASTPSCPIAGMADEARGYYAVQFHPEVTHTVQGTALLRRFVLEIAKAKPDWVMKDYITEAVARIREQVGDEEVILGLSGGVDSSVAAALIHRAIGDQLTCVFVDHGLLRQNEGQLVMDMFVGRLHAKVIHIDASDQFLGQLTGESDPEQKRKIIGREFVEVFQAEAKKLSNAKWLAQGTIYPDVVESGGTASKKATIKSHHNVGGLPKTLGLKLLEPLRELFKDEVRELGVALGLPPEMVYRHPFPGPGLGVRILGEVKREYADLLRRADAIFIEELRNTRDTASGKTWYELTSQAFVVFLPVKSVGVMGDGRTYDYVVALRAVQTSDFMTADWAELPYSLLKKVSGRIINEVRGINRVAYDVSSKPPATIEWE; encoded by the coding sequence ATGCACGACAAGATCCTGATCCTCGACTTCGGCTCCCAGGTCACCCAGCTCATCGCCCGCCGAGTGCGCGAAGCCAACGTCTACTGCGAGATCCACCCGAACGACGTGGGTGAGGCCTTCATCCGCGAGTTCGCCCCGAAGGGCATCATCCTGTCGGGCAGCCACGCCAGCACCTACGAAGACCACCAGCTGCGCGCGCCGCAGGCCGTGTGGGACCTGGGTGTGCCGGTGTTGGGCATCTGCTACGGCATGCAGACCATGGCCGTGCAGCTGGGCGGCAAGGTCGAGTGGAGCGACCACCGCGAGTTCGGCTACGCCGAGGTGCGCGCGCACGGCCACACCGCGCTGCTGCAGGCCATCGAGGACTTCAGCACCGCCGAAGGCCACGGCATGCTCAAGGTGTGGATGAGCCACGGCGACAAGGTCACCGAACTGCCCCCGGGCTTCAAGCTGATGGCCTCCACGCCCAGCTGCCCCATCGCCGGCATGGCCGACGAGGCGCGCGGCTACTACGCCGTGCAGTTCCACCCCGAGGTGACCCACACCGTGCAGGGCACCGCGCTGCTGCGCCGCTTCGTGCTCGAGATCGCGAAGGCGAAGCCCGACTGGGTCATGAAAGACTACATCACCGAAGCCGTGGCCCGGATTCGCGAGCAGGTGGGTGACGAGGAGGTCATCCTCGGCCTGTCCGGCGGCGTCGATTCGAGCGTGGCCGCCGCGCTGATCCACCGCGCCATCGGCGACCAGCTCACGTGCGTGTTCGTCGACCACGGCCTGCTGCGCCAGAACGAAGGCCAGCTCGTGATGGACATGTTCGTGGGCCGCCTGCACGCGAAGGTGATCCACATCGACGCGAGCGACCAGTTCCTGGGCCAGCTGACCGGCGAGAGCGACCCCGAGCAGAAGCGCAAGATCATCGGCCGCGAGTTCGTCGAGGTGTTCCAGGCCGAGGCGAAGAAGCTGTCGAACGCCAAGTGGCTCGCCCAGGGCACCATCTACCCCGACGTGGTCGAGTCCGGCGGCACCGCCAGCAAGAAGGCCACCATCAAGAGCCACCACAACGTGGGCGGCCTGCCGAAAACGCTGGGCCTCAAGCTGCTCGAGCCGCTGCGCGAACTGTTCAAGGACGAGGTGCGTGAACTGGGCGTGGCCCTGGGCCTGCCGCCCGAGATGGTCTACCGCCACCCGTTCCCGGGCCCGGGCCTGGGCGTGCGCATCCTCGGCGAGGTCAAGCGCGAGTACGCCGACCTCCTGCGCCGCGCCGACGCCATCTTCATCGAGGAACTGCGCAACACCCGCGACACCGCCTCCGGCAAGACCTGGTACGAACTCACCAGCCAGGCCTTCGTGGTCTTCCTGCCCGTCAAGAGCGTGGGCGTGATGGGCGACGGCCGCACCTACGACTACGTCGTCGCGCTGCGCGCCGTGCAGACCTCCGACTTCATGACCGCCGACTGGGCCGAGCTGCCGTACAGCCTGCTGAAGAAGGTCTCGGGCCGCATCATCAACGAGGTGCGCGGCATCAACCGGGTGGCTTACGACGTGTCGAGCAAGCCGCCGGCGACGATCGAGTGGGAATGA
- a CDS encoding RnfH family protein, protein MAPAEALLRVEVLWGAAPHDIRRVALTLPAGSTAGQALAASGLLVEFPELAQAPMGVWGRACTAETVLRDLDRVELYRGLTVDPKEARRLRHGRGGGGRAGGR, encoded by the coding sequence ATGGCCCCCGCTGAGGCGCTGCTGCGCGTCGAGGTGCTCTGGGGGGCGGCGCCACACGACATCCGCCGCGTGGCGCTGACGCTGCCAGCCGGCAGCACCGCGGGACAGGCCCTGGCCGCCAGCGGCCTGCTGGTGGAGTTTCCCGAACTGGCGCAGGCGCCGATGGGGGTGTGGGGCAGGGCGTGTACCGCCGAGACGGTGCTGCGCGACCTCGATCGCGTGGAGCTGTACCGCGGCCTGACGGTGGACCCGAAGGAGGCCCGGCGCCTGCGCCACGGGCGTGGCGGGGGCGGACGGGCAGGCGGGCGCTGA
- a CDS encoding TonB-dependent siderophore receptor: MTRRRPSAFVRHTPSARALSLAVHAAVLAMGFTSAGASAQSATSAVVAPETQRVYRIAAGPLGEALGDFAAAAGVSITVPPALVQGKTTRGLDGGFSVRDGFAHLLAGSGLEVTGGAGGAFALRRAAAADTGAAETTLAPVTTTAKATGGATTEGSDSFAARAVSLNKGDQALKDIPQSISVLTRKQLDEQGITDLKDAVNNVTGTEGIGGVGQGMVLSARGFQIDNWQYDGVAIPRNHYALGNWGTEGMVFYDRLEVLRGASGLLQGTGSPGGAINLVRKRGQADTTVTATARAGSWDRYGVQLDAGGPLNAEGTLRGRVVVDEDRSHSFVDYVNDRTRSLYAALDYDLGPDTTVGLGVSNLDSKGRPFLLGVPLYEGGQETGLPRSTFTGSWWNQASVEQTIVYADLDHRFNADWNFKVSALRMSERNTSTHQRMTGTVAADGTGPTYDDWITDFDSTKVGLDAYVNGRFDVGGLRNEVTVGVSYWKYKSDDMFARTFTDGANVFAIDHNRPVPTVDSLLAAGGRQTFSTYDVQQKGLYTSVRTRLIEPLTAIVGARASWYDSFYTESAFNSQSTSSASGEITPYVGLVYALTPQWSAYGSYTGVFEPQSSRTVTGDVLDPIIGTNYELGIKGELLDKRVNTSLAVFRYDHKNRGVNDFASGQVCDGWYCSVASGKVRSQGVEAEVSGEVLRNLQVMAGYTYNTTEYLSDPENQGEVFSTWTPKHMLRAWVSYRLPGEWNPLTLGGGVTSQSHTLSYDRSFEVPGATVANLRVAYQASPEINLALNVNNVFDKHYVLPGFVGYTGATYGDPRNMMLTLKYTPKL, encoded by the coding sequence ATGACCCGCCGTCGACCGTCCGCTTTCGTTCGTCATACCCCTTCTGCCCGCGCGCTGTCGCTGGCCGTTCATGCCGCCGTGCTGGCCATGGGCTTCACTTCGGCCGGCGCATCGGCGCAGTCCGCTACCTCCGCCGTCGTGGCCCCGGAGACACAGAGGGTCTACCGCATCGCGGCCGGCCCGCTCGGCGAAGCACTGGGCGACTTCGCGGCCGCCGCGGGCGTGAGCATCACCGTGCCGCCGGCCCTGGTGCAGGGCAAGACCACGCGTGGCCTCGATGGCGGCTTCAGCGTGCGCGACGGTTTCGCGCACCTGCTGGCCGGCTCGGGCCTCGAGGTGACGGGCGGCGCCGGGGGCGCCTTCGCGTTGCGCCGCGCCGCGGCGGCAGACACCGGAGCGGCGGAAACGACGCTGGCGCCGGTCACCACCACCGCGAAGGCGACGGGCGGCGCGACCACCGAGGGATCGGACTCGTTCGCTGCACGCGCGGTCAGCCTCAACAAGGGCGACCAGGCGCTCAAGGACATTCCGCAGTCCATCAGCGTGCTCACGCGCAAGCAGTTGGACGAGCAAGGCATCACCGATCTGAAAGACGCCGTCAACAACGTCACTGGCACCGAGGGCATCGGCGGCGTGGGGCAAGGCATGGTGCTGTCGGCACGGGGCTTCCAGATCGACAACTGGCAGTACGACGGTGTCGCCATTCCGCGCAACCACTACGCGCTGGGCAACTGGGGCACCGAAGGCATGGTGTTCTACGACCGGCTCGAAGTCCTGCGGGGCGCGTCGGGCCTGCTTCAGGGCACCGGCAGCCCCGGAGGCGCCATCAACCTCGTGCGCAAGCGCGGACAGGCCGACACCACGGTGACCGCCACGGCCAGGGCGGGTTCGTGGGACCGCTACGGCGTGCAACTCGACGCCGGCGGCCCGCTCAATGCAGAAGGCACGCTGCGCGGACGCGTGGTGGTGGACGAGGACCGCAGCCATTCCTTCGTGGACTACGTGAACGACCGCACCCGCTCGCTGTACGCCGCGCTGGACTACGACCTCGGCCCGGACACCACGGTGGGCCTGGGAGTCAGCAACCTGGACAGCAAGGGTCGGCCCTTCCTCCTCGGCGTGCCCCTCTACGAGGGGGGCCAGGAAACGGGCTTGCCGCGCTCCACGTTCACGGGTTCCTGGTGGAACCAGGCCAGTGTCGAGCAGACCATCGTCTACGCCGACCTGGATCACCGGTTCAACGCGGACTGGAACTTCAAGGTCTCGGCCTTGCGCATGAGCGAACGGAACACGTCCACCCACCAGCGCATGACGGGCACCGTCGCCGCGGACGGAACCGGGCCGACCTACGACGACTGGATCACGGACTTCGACTCCACCAAGGTCGGGCTCGACGCGTACGTCAACGGCCGCTTCGATGTTGGGGGCCTGCGCAACGAGGTCACCGTGGGTGTCAGCTACTGGAAATACAAGTCCGACGACATGTTCGCCCGCACGTTCACCGACGGTGCCAATGTCTTCGCCATCGACCACAACCGTCCCGTGCCCACGGTGGACAGCCTGCTGGCCGCCGGCGGCAGGCAGACCTTCTCGACCTACGACGTGCAGCAGAAAGGCCTCTACACCAGCGTGCGCACCCGGCTCATCGAGCCGCTGACGGCCATCGTGGGCGCTCGCGCGAGCTGGTACGACAGCTTCTACACCGAGTCGGCGTTCAACTCGCAGTCGACTTCCAGCGCCTCGGGCGAGATCACGCCCTATGTCGGCCTGGTCTACGCGCTCACGCCGCAGTGGTCGGCCTACGGCAGCTACACCGGCGTGTTCGAGCCGCAGTCCAGCCGCACGGTGACGGGCGACGTGCTCGATCCGATCATCGGGACGAACTACGAGCTGGGCATCAAAGGTGAACTGCTGGACAAGCGCGTGAACACGTCGCTGGCGGTGTTCCGCTACGACCACAAGAACCGGGGTGTCAACGATTTCGCCTCGGGCCAGGTCTGTGACGGCTGGTACTGTTCCGTCGCCTCGGGCAAGGTGCGCAGCCAGGGTGTCGAGGCGGAGGTCAGCGGCGAAGTGCTGCGGAACCTGCAGGTGATGGCGGGCTACACCTACAACACCACGGAGTACCTGAGCGACCCGGAGAACCAGGGCGAGGTGTTCAGCACCTGGACGCCCAAGCACATGCTGCGTGCATGGGTGTCATATCGCCTCCCGGGCGAATGGAACCCGCTCACCCTGGGCGGCGGCGTCACGTCCCAAAGCCACACCCTCAGCTACGACCGCTCTTTCGAAGTGCCTGGCGCCACCGTGGCCAACCTGCGCGTGGCCTACCAGGCCTCGCCTGAAATCAACCTGGCGCTGAACGTCAACAACGTGTTCGACAAGCACTACGTGCTTCCGGGGTTCGTCGGGTACACCGGCGCCACCTACGGCGATCCGCGCAACATGATGTTGACCTTGAAGTACACGCCGAAGCTCTGA
- the guaB gene encoding IMP dehydrogenase produces the protein MRLLGKALTFDDVLLVPAFSQVLPRDTSLSTQLTRNIRLNLPLVSAAMDTVTEARLAIAIAQEGGIGIVHKNLTPKQQAAEVARVKRYESGLLRDPITISPGVPVSDVINLSRQHGISGFPVLEDGKVVGIVTGRDLRFETRMDIPVREIMTPRERLVTVREGATLAEAKALMHKHKLERVLVINDAYELRGLFTVKDITKQTNFPNAARDAHGKLRVGAAVGVGEGTEERVELLIKAGVDVLVVDTAHGHSAGVIDRVRWVKQNFPQVDVVGGNIATGAAALALAEAGADGVKVGIGPGSICTTRIVAGVGVPQIHAIDSVAKALAGSGVPLIADGGIRYSGDIAKAIAAGAHTVMMGGMFAGTEEAPGEIVLFQGRSYKSYRGMGSIGAMQQGSADRYFQDNTGANPNADKLVPEGIEGRVPYKGSMISIVFQMAGGLRASMGYCGAATIEDMRNKAEFVEITSAGIRESHVHDVQITKEAPNYRME, from the coding sequence ATGCGCCTTCTTGGCAAAGCGCTCACCTTCGACGACGTGTTGCTGGTGCCCGCGTTCTCGCAAGTGTTGCCTCGCGACACCTCGCTTTCGACCCAACTGACCCGGAACATCCGCCTGAACCTGCCCCTGGTTTCAGCCGCGATGGACACCGTCACCGAAGCACGCCTCGCGATCGCCATCGCGCAGGAAGGTGGCATCGGCATCGTTCACAAGAACCTCACCCCGAAGCAGCAGGCCGCCGAAGTGGCCCGCGTCAAGCGCTACGAGTCGGGGCTCCTCCGTGACCCGATCACCATCTCGCCCGGCGTGCCCGTCAGCGACGTGATCAACCTCTCGCGCCAGCACGGCATCTCCGGCTTCCCGGTGCTGGAAGACGGCAAGGTCGTCGGCATCGTCACCGGCCGCGACCTGCGCTTCGAGACGCGCATGGACATCCCGGTCCGCGAGATCATGACCCCGCGCGAGCGCCTGGTCACCGTGCGCGAAGGCGCCACGCTCGCCGAGGCCAAGGCCCTGATGCACAAGCACAAGCTCGAGCGCGTGCTGGTCATCAACGACGCCTACGAACTCCGCGGCCTGTTCACGGTGAAGGACATCACCAAGCAGACCAACTTCCCGAACGCCGCGCGCGACGCCCACGGCAAGCTGCGCGTCGGCGCCGCGGTGGGAGTGGGCGAGGGGACCGAGGAACGTGTCGAACTGCTGATCAAGGCCGGCGTCGACGTGCTCGTGGTCGACACCGCCCACGGCCACAGCGCCGGCGTGATCGACCGCGTGCGCTGGGTCAAGCAGAACTTCCCGCAGGTCGACGTGGTCGGCGGCAACATCGCCACCGGCGCGGCGGCCCTCGCGCTGGCCGAAGCCGGCGCCGACGGCGTCAAGGTCGGCATCGGCCCCGGCTCCATCTGCACCACCCGCATCGTGGCCGGCGTGGGCGTGCCCCAGATCCACGCCATCGACAGCGTGGCCAAGGCCCTGGCCGGCAGCGGCGTGCCGCTGATCGCCGACGGCGGCATCCGCTACTCGGGCGACATCGCCAAGGCCATCGCGGCCGGCGCCCACACCGTGATGATGGGCGGCATGTTCGCGGGCACCGAAGAGGCGCCGGGCGAGATCGTGCTGTTCCAGGGCCGCAGCTACAAGAGCTACCGCGGCATGGGCTCCATCGGCGCCATGCAGCAGGGCAGCGCCGACCGCTACTTCCAGGACAACACGGGTGCGAACCCGAACGCCGACAAGCTCGTGCCGGAAGGCATCGAGGGCCGTGTGCCGTACAAGGGCTCGATGATCAGCATCGTGTTCCAGATGGCCGGCGGCCTGCGGGCGTCCATGGGGTATTGCGGCGCCGCCACCATCGAGGACATGCGCAACAAGGCGGAGTTCGTCGAGATCACCTCGGCCGGCATCCGCGAGAGCCATGTCCACGACGTGCAGATCACGAAGGAAGCGCCCAACTACCGCATGGAGTGA
- the smpB gene encoding SsrA-binding protein SmpB, with amino-acid sequence MSIAENRRARYDYHLEEQHEAGMVLQGWEIKAIRAGQVQLTDGYVVIRDGELYLIGCRINALRSASTHVNPEADRTKKLLLHKEEIKRLVGKVEQKGFTLVPLDLHYKGGRVKAQIALAKGKAEHDKRNSVKEKDWEREKGRLMRHKVSSGPKD; translated from the coding sequence ATGTCCATCGCAGAAAACAGAAGAGCCCGCTACGACTACCACCTCGAGGAACAGCACGAGGCGGGCATGGTGCTGCAGGGCTGGGAGATCAAGGCCATCCGCGCCGGCCAGGTGCAGCTGACCGACGGCTACGTGGTCATCCGCGACGGCGAGCTGTACCTGATCGGCTGCCGCATCAACGCGCTGCGCAGCGCCTCCACCCACGTCAACCCCGAGGCCGACCGCACGAAGAAGCTCCTGCTCCACAAGGAGGAGATCAAGCGCCTCGTGGGCAAGGTCGAGCAGAAGGGCTTCACCCTCGTGCCACTGGACCTGCACTACAAGGGCGGGCGCGTGAAGGCCCAGATCGCACTGGCCAAGGGCAAGGCGGAGCACGACAAGCGGAACTCCGTGAAGGAGAAAGATTGGGAACGGGAAAAGGGACGGCTGATGAGACATAAAGTCTCATCGGGTCCGAAGGACTGA
- a CDS encoding TCR/Tet family MFS transporter, with protein sequence MTTTVQPTPPEAASRPAAMRFILLTVLLDMVAIGLIIPVLPVLVGQFTTDKAAQAFWYGAVMVTFGVANFFASPILGALSDRFGRRPVLLMGFCGFAFSFFGTALATELWMLLAIRVVSGALQANVAVANAYVADITSPENRSKRYGQMGAMFGIGFIIGPVTGGLLGGIDVHLPFFVAGSLALLNLLYGYFVLPESLPVERRRAFSWRSANPVASLKHLAELKNVGGLVVVIGLANLSQFILHTSWVLYTTFRFGWTSVENGWSLLAVGVASVFVQGFLLQRLLKRFGPSKLASYGLVSSTVAYLLWALAFQGWMMYAVIAFNLLGFTVAAAIQGIVSNAADPRTQGQSMGAVASLGSLAAVVAPMIGAPLLGVVSHLPPTDWRVGAPFFFCAALMAVSTVLAFRHFRHQPRTGFDAAASAVH encoded by the coding sequence TTGACCACCACCGTCCAACCCACCCCGCCGGAGGCTGCCAGCCGCCCGGCGGCGATGCGTTTCATCCTGCTCACCGTGCTGCTCGACATGGTGGCGATCGGCCTCATCATCCCGGTGCTGCCGGTGCTGGTCGGGCAGTTCACCACCGACAAGGCCGCGCAGGCGTTCTGGTACGGGGCGGTCATGGTGACGTTCGGTGTCGCCAACTTCTTCGCGTCGCCCATCCTCGGCGCGCTGTCCGACCGGTTCGGCCGGCGGCCGGTGCTGCTGATGGGCTTCTGCGGCTTCGCGTTCAGCTTCTTCGGCACGGCGCTCGCCACCGAGCTGTGGATGCTGCTGGCGATCCGGGTCGTCAGCGGCGCGCTTCAGGCCAACGTCGCGGTGGCCAACGCCTACGTGGCCGACATCACCTCGCCCGAGAACCGCTCGAAGCGCTACGGCCAGATGGGCGCCATGTTCGGCATCGGCTTCATCATCGGCCCGGTCACCGGCGGCCTGCTGGGCGGCATCGACGTGCACCTGCCGTTTTTCGTGGCCGGCTCGCTCGCGCTGCTGAACCTGCTGTACGGGTACTTCGTGCTGCCCGAATCGCTGCCGGTGGAACGCCGCCGCGCGTTCTCGTGGCGCTCGGCCAACCCCGTCGCGTCGCTGAAGCACCTGGCCGAGCTGAAGAACGTGGGCGGCCTCGTCGTCGTGATCGGCCTGGCCAACCTCTCGCAGTTCATCCTGCACACCTCGTGGGTGCTCTACACCACGTTCCGCTTCGGCTGGACGTCGGTCGAGAACGGCTGGTCGCTGCTGGCGGTGGGCGTGGCCTCGGTGTTCGTGCAGGGGTTCCTGCTGCAGCGCCTGCTCAAGCGGTTCGGTCCGTCGAAGCTCGCGTCCTACGGCCTCGTCTCCAGCACCGTGGCCTACCTGCTCTGGGCGCTCGCGTTCCAGGGCTGGATGATGTACGCCGTCATCGCGTTCAACCTGCTCGGCTTCACGGTGGCCGCGGCCATCCAGGGCATCGTCTCCAACGCGGCCGACCCGCGCACGCAGGGACAGTCGATGGGCGCCGTGGCGTCGCTCGGCAGCCTGGCCGCCGTCGTGGCGCCCATGATCGGCGCCCCGCTGCTCGGCGTGGTGTCGCACCTGCCGCCCACCGACTGGCGCGTGGGCGCGCCGTTCTTCTTCTGCGCGGCGCTGATGGCGGTGTCCACCGTCCTTGCGTTCCGCCACTTCCGGCACCAGCCGCGCACCGGCTTCGACGCCGCCGCCAGTGCCGTCCATTGA
- a CDS encoding DUF4124 domain-containing protein: MKISRLRLSARVGFTALAAGLALGVCTSAMAQWKWRDTNNRIQYSDLPPPAGVPESSILQRPAGATRRTPPQFVAPAASAASGAEAQASGPAATTDPELEAKRKKGEQDQAAARKAEEAKNAAARADSCNRARAYQKSLDEGQRMARVNAAGEREVYDDKIRAEESKRTREIIAADCK, translated from the coding sequence ATGAAAATCAGCCGTCTCCGTCTCTCCGCACGCGTGGGTTTCACCGCACTGGCCGCCGGGCTCGCGCTCGGGGTGTGCACCAGTGCCATGGCCCAGTGGAAATGGCGGGACACCAACAACCGCATCCAGTACAGCGACCTGCCCCCGCCGGCCGGCGTGCCCGAATCGTCCATCCTGCAGCGCCCGGCAGGTGCCACCCGGCGCACCCCGCCGCAATTCGTGGCCCCGGCGGCCTCGGCCGCCTCCGGCGCCGAAGCCCAGGCGAGCGGCCCCGCCGCCACCACCGACCCCGAACTCGAGGCCAAGCGCAAGAAGGGCGAACAGGACCAGGCCGCGGCCCGCAAGGCCGAGGAGGCGAAGAACGCCGCCGCACGTGCCGACTCGTGCAACCGCGCCCGCGCCTACCAGAAGTCGCTCGACGAAGGCCAGCGCATGGCCCGTGTCAACGCGGCGGGCGAGCGCGAGGTGTACGACGACAAGATCCGCGCCGAGGAATCGAAGCGCACCCGCGAGATCATCGCGGCCGACTGCAAGTAA
- a CDS encoding PLP-dependent transferase codes for MSKDPRTRLIHHPYVPPAGFGAPVVGVHKASTVFFADTAALQARTWKEKTGYTYGLHGTPTTFMLEERIATLEGGLQTLLVPSGLAALSLVDMALLRSGDEVLIPDNAYGPNKELARHELAAWGIGHRFYDPMDAGALKAMIGPATRLVWLEAPGSVTMEFPDLAELTRVARDAGVLTALDNTWGTGLAFDAFDLPLSEGGSVAVDISVQALTKYASGGGDVLMGSVTTREEALHLRLKLCHMRMGWGVGLNDVEFVLRSLPTLALRYEAQDWAGRRLAEWWATRPEVTHVLHPALPGSPGHEHWRRLSTKAAGLFSVVFDEKYSQAQVHAFVDALRLFKIGFSWAGPVSLVVPYQLAGMRSQPTWKGTLVRFSIGFEAVEDLLADCEQALELL; via the coding sequence ATGTCGAAGGACCCGCGCACCCGCCTGATCCACCACCCGTACGTGCCGCCGGCCGGCTTCGGGGCCCCGGTGGTGGGGGTCCACAAGGCCTCCACGGTCTTCTTCGCCGACACGGCCGCGCTGCAGGCGCGCACGTGGAAGGAAAAGACCGGCTACACCTACGGACTGCACGGCACGCCCACCACGTTCATGCTGGAGGAGCGCATCGCCACGCTGGAGGGCGGGCTGCAGACGCTGCTGGTGCCCAGCGGCCTGGCGGCGCTGTCGCTGGTCGACATGGCCCTGCTGCGCAGCGGCGACGAAGTGCTGATCCCCGACAACGCGTACGGCCCGAACAAGGAACTCGCGCGCCACGAACTGGCCGCGTGGGGCATCGGCCACCGCTTCTACGACCCGATGGACGCGGGCGCGCTCAAGGCGATGATCGGTCCGGCCACCCGACTCGTGTGGCTCGAAGCGCCCGGCTCCGTCACGATGGAGTTCCCGGACCTGGCCGAACTCACCCGCGTGGCCCGCGATGCCGGCGTGCTGACCGCACTCGACAACACCTGGGGCACGGGGCTCGCGTTCGATGCGTTCGACCTGCCGCTCTCCGAGGGCGGTTCGGTGGCCGTCGACATCTCGGTGCAGGCGCTGACCAAGTACGCCTCGGGCGGCGGCGACGTGCTGATGGGCTCGGTCACCACCCGCGAGGAGGCGCTGCACCTGCGGCTCAAGCTGTGCCACATGCGCATGGGCTGGGGCGTGGGGCTCAACGACGTCGAGTTCGTGCTGCGTTCGCTGCCCACGCTGGCCCTGCGCTACGAGGCCCAGGACTGGGCAGGCCGCCGGCTGGCCGAATGGTGGGCCACCCGGCCCGAGGTCACCCACGTGCTGCACCCGGCGCTGCCCGGCAGCCCGGGGCACGAACACTGGCGGCGGCTGTCCACGAAGGCGGCGGGCTTGTTCTCGGTGGTGTTCGACGAGAAGTACTCGCAGGCCCAGGTGCACGCCTTCGTCGACGCGCTGCGGCTCTTCAAGATCGGCTTCTCGTGGGCCGGTCCGGTGAGCCTCGTGGTGCCGTACCAGCTGGCGGGGATGCGGTCGCAGCCCACGTGGAAGGGCACGCTGGTGCGCTTCTCGATCGGGTTCGAGGCGGTGGAGGACCTGCTGGCGGACTGCGAGCAGGCGCTCGAACTCCTCTAG
- a CDS encoding type II toxin-antitoxin system RatA family toxin, giving the protein MKHIKKSVLLWYSPAEMYRLVTDIREYPKFLPWCQKAEVLEEAETSMTGRLHLAYAGVRHAFTTRNTHVPDSSVTVELVDGPFSVLHGIWRFVPLQAPEPGQKACKVEFELKYVFSNLAFEMLLSPVFDRIANTFVDSFVKRAEQVYGPR; this is encoded by the coding sequence ATGAAGCACATCAAGAAGTCCGTCCTCCTCTGGTACTCGCCCGCCGAGATGTACCGCCTCGTCACCGACATCCGCGAGTATCCGAAGTTCCTGCCGTGGTGCCAGAAGGCCGAGGTGCTGGAAGAGGCCGAGACCTCCATGACCGGCCGCCTGCACCTCGCCTACGCCGGCGTGCGCCACGCCTTCACCACCCGCAACACGCACGTGCCCGACAGCAGCGTCACGGTCGAGCTGGTCGACGGGCCGTTTTCGGTGCTCCACGGCATCTGGCGCTTCGTGCCGCTGCAGGCGCCCGAGCCGGGGCAGAAGGCCTGCAAGGTCGAGTTCGAGCTGAAGTACGTGTTCTCGAACCTCGCGTTCGAGATGCTGCTGAGCCCGGTGTTCGACCGCATCGCCAACACGTTCGTCGACTCGTTCGTCAAGCGCGCCGAACAGGTGTATGGCCCCCGCTGA